A single window of Oncorhynchus clarkii lewisi isolate Uvic-CL-2024 chromosome 10, UVic_Ocla_1.0, whole genome shotgun sequence DNA harbors:
- the LOC139418568 gene encoding chordin-like protein 2 isoform X1: MGSFTRSWGLLSQLLLFHFILTSNMKRIFLLICIRMFVGCGGDVIRTRKVSSVFCTFKEKTYSPGDSWHPYLEPFGFMFCMRCSCTKTGHVKCNTIKCPTLQCENSVTDSEQCCPRCTDEPRVPAGLRAPVKSCKYNGTIYQPGDTFANHGLFPSRQTSQCVMCTCSNGNIFCALKTCQPLTCSSPFSVPDTCCLVCKDGVINGYTSVEHRGQQLNRGVRHSLDQCAGEQLQGRSVRSTPSTVRGTPRGLSLPKLHFKGAAETTVNFLLQKNHQKACQYSGKTYSHGDVWHPVLGKVLECILCTCKDGMQDCKRLTCPSQYPCQHPMKTEGKCCKICPELKTESNGTDCYMNTNLGHDHNKLSVYKVKPPSKDQTEDTVRIIAIESQGTAEVEVQVWKTVGGVLQLMETGEVLKKDLLDNPDNYTLLATLDEETWKRFKEEEDNQKRFPNPRTCEDGIREVVKFLYPDQLCSS, encoded by the exons ATGGGGAGTTTCACACGGTCCTGGGGTTTGCTGTCGCAGTTGCTGCTATTTCATTTCATATTGACAAGCAACATGAAGCGTATTTTCTTATTAATTTGCATACGTATGTTCGTTGGTTGTGGCGGTGATGTTATAAGAACAAGGAAAG TGTCTTCAGTTTTCTGTACTTTCAAAGAGAAAACGTACAGTCCAGGAGACAGCTGGCATCCTTATCTGGAACCCTTTGGATTCATGTTTTGTATGCGCTGTTCCTGCACTAAG ACAGGCCATGTGAAATGTAACACAATTAAGTGTCCTACTCTGCAGTGTGAGAACTCAGTGACTGACTCTGAGCAGTGCTGCCCTCGCTGTACAG ATGAGCCTAGGGTTCCAGCTGGCCTGAGAGCCCCGGTGAAGTCCTGCAAGTATAATGGAACTATCTACCAACCAGGGGACACCTTTGCCAACCACGGCCTCTTCCCATCTCGCCAAACCAGCCAGTGTGTCATGTGTACATGTTCT AATGGAAATATCTTCTGTGCTCTGAAAACTTGCCAGCCACTGACCTGCTCCTCGCCATTCTCAGTCCCAGATACCTGCTGTCTAGTGTGTAAAG ATGGCGTCATTAATGGGTACACATCAGTGGAGCATAGAGGCCAACAGCTGAACCGAGGCGTT AGGCATTCATTGGACCAGTGTGCTGGAGAGCAGCTCCAAGGGCGCTCTGTCCGTTCTACTCCATCCACAGTCAGGGGTACTCCCAGAGGCCTGAGCCTGCCCAAACTCCACTTCAAAGGTGCTGCAGAGACCACTGTGAATTTCCTGCTGCAGAAAAACCACCAGAAGG CATGCCAATACAGCGGCAAGACCTACTCTCATGGTGATGTGTGGCACCCAGTCCTGGGGAAGGTCCTGGAGTGCATCCTGTGTACCTGTAAGGATGGCATGCAGGACTGCAAACGCCTCACATGTCCCAGCCAGTATCCATGCCAACATCCCATGAAAACCGAGGGGAAGTGCTGCAAGATTTGTCCAG AACTTAAAACTGAGAGCAACGGGACTGATTGTTACATGAACACGAATCTTGGACATGACCACAACAAACTCTCAGTGTACAAAGTTAAGCCGCCGTCAAAGGATCAGACCGAGGACACCGTAAGGATAATTGCTATTGAAAGTCAAGGGACTGCTGAAGTTGAAGTGCAAGTATGGAAGACTGTAGGAG GAGTTTTACAATTAATGGAAACGGGAGAAGTTCTGAAGAAAGATCTTCTAGATAATCCAGATAACTACACCTTACTGGCAACATTAGATGAAG AGACTTGGAAAAGATTCAAGGAGGAAGAAGACAATCAGAAGAGATTTCCCAATCCCAGGACCTGTGAGGATGGGATCAGGGAGGTAGTGAAGTTCTTGTATCCAGACCAGCTGTGCTCATCTTAA
- the LOC139418568 gene encoding chordin-like protein 2 isoform X2, producing the protein MFCMRCSCTKTGHVKCNTIKCPTLQCENSVTDSEQCCPRCTDEPRVPAGLRAPVKSCKYNGTIYQPGDTFANHGLFPSRQTSQCVMCTCSNGNIFCALKTCQPLTCSSPFSVPDTCCLVCKDGVINGYTSVEHRGQQLNRGVRHSLDQCAGEQLQGRSVRSTPSTVRGTPRGLSLPKLHFKGAAETTVNFLLQKNHQKACQYSGKTYSHGDVWHPVLGKVLECILCTCKDGMQDCKRLTCPSQYPCQHPMKTEGKCCKICPELKTESNGTDCYMNTNLGHDHNKLSVYKVKPPSKDQTEDTVRIIAIESQGTAEVEVQVWKTVGGVLQLMETGEVLKKDLLDNPDNYTLLATLDEETWKRFKEEEDNQKRFPNPRTCEDGIREVVKFLYPDQLCSS; encoded by the exons ATGTTTTGTATGCGCTGTTCCTGCACTAAG ACAGGCCATGTGAAATGTAACACAATTAAGTGTCCTACTCTGCAGTGTGAGAACTCAGTGACTGACTCTGAGCAGTGCTGCCCTCGCTGTACAG ATGAGCCTAGGGTTCCAGCTGGCCTGAGAGCCCCGGTGAAGTCCTGCAAGTATAATGGAACTATCTACCAACCAGGGGACACCTTTGCCAACCACGGCCTCTTCCCATCTCGCCAAACCAGCCAGTGTGTCATGTGTACATGTTCT AATGGAAATATCTTCTGTGCTCTGAAAACTTGCCAGCCACTGACCTGCTCCTCGCCATTCTCAGTCCCAGATACCTGCTGTCTAGTGTGTAAAG ATGGCGTCATTAATGGGTACACATCAGTGGAGCATAGAGGCCAACAGCTGAACCGAGGCGTT AGGCATTCATTGGACCAGTGTGCTGGAGAGCAGCTCCAAGGGCGCTCTGTCCGTTCTACTCCATCCACAGTCAGGGGTACTCCCAGAGGCCTGAGCCTGCCCAAACTCCACTTCAAAGGTGCTGCAGAGACCACTGTGAATTTCCTGCTGCAGAAAAACCACCAGAAGG CATGCCAATACAGCGGCAAGACCTACTCTCATGGTGATGTGTGGCACCCAGTCCTGGGGAAGGTCCTGGAGTGCATCCTGTGTACCTGTAAGGATGGCATGCAGGACTGCAAACGCCTCACATGTCCCAGCCAGTATCCATGCCAACATCCCATGAAAACCGAGGGGAAGTGCTGCAAGATTTGTCCAG AACTTAAAACTGAGAGCAACGGGACTGATTGTTACATGAACACGAATCTTGGACATGACCACAACAAACTCTCAGTGTACAAAGTTAAGCCGCCGTCAAAGGATCAGACCGAGGACACCGTAAGGATAATTGCTATTGAAAGTCAAGGGACTGCTGAAGTTGAAGTGCAAGTATGGAAGACTGTAGGAG GAGTTTTACAATTAATGGAAACGGGAGAAGTTCTGAAGAAAGATCTTCTAGATAATCCAGATAACTACACCTTACTGGCAACATTAGATGAAG AGACTTGGAAAAGATTCAAGGAGGAAGAAGACAATCAGAAGAGATTTCCCAATCCCAGGACCTGTGAGGATGGGATCAGGGAGGTAGTGAAGTTCTTGTATCCAGACCAGCTGTGCTCATCTTAA